TAGAAACAGCACCATAGCCAAAGCCATTTAGCAGACGAACGAAATAAAGAACACCAATACTTGGAATATACAAGTAAGCGATCGTTGTTACGAGATAAAATAAGGCACCGTATCGTAGGACAGCCTTTCTGCCGATCAATTCTAAGGTTTTCCCCATGAATAGCCGAGCGATCAAAGTCCCGATGATATAAATACCTGATGCGAGACCTGCTTGTCCCAATGTAGCATGCAAAGTATCTTGCGCGATAACTGCGATGATCACCATCAGTAAATAATAAACTAAATAAACGATGAAATTGATCAAGGTGATACTAATGAAGCCTTTGTTGAATAATTTTTCTTTTGATTGTTCCGACATTTTCCGTAAATCCTTCTTTCTTTAATAGCTAAAAATGAAATTACAACTAATTTTCTGAAAGCTTTTTATAGGTGATACTATACAAAAAAAATAGAAGAAAAAAATGCGAGTTTGTAGATAAAAAACGTTTAACACATAAAAATACAACAAAAGTCATTAACATTTGTTATTGTTTTTTGATGTGATATCCTTTTAAATAAGAATGACAATAAAATAAATAGGGAGTTCGGCAGCAATGGATAGTCATGTGTTACAAGAATATTTAGATGATCACTCATTTAGAGTCGTCGTAAAAAAGAGAAAAAATTACCTCACGTATGAAGGTTTACAAGATCGTTATGCGTATGTGCTAAAAAGCGGTATTATCAAGACCAGTGTGATTTCGCCGGATGGACGTGAATTTAATTTGCGTTATATCAATAGTTTAGAGATCGTTTCTCTGTTACGAGATGAATATTCCCAGTTTATTGATGCGCCGTTCAATATACGCGTAGAATCGGAGCAGGCTGAATTGTATCAGATCGACCGCGTACAGTTTTGGAAGGATATCAATAAGAGCAAGGACTTACAGATGTATGTGAAAGATTATTACCGTGTGCGGTTGATGTACTCGATGAAAAAGATGCAGCAAATGCTGATGAACGGAAAATTTGGTGCAGTTTGTACACAAATTTATGAGTTGTATGATACGTTTGGAGTGGAAACAGATGAAGGCTTGTTGATCGATTTTGTGGTGACGAATGAAGAAATCGCTCATTTTTGCGGGATCACTTCCGCTAGTAGTGTGAATCGGATGATGCAGCAATTGAGAGAATTAGGAGCGATCAAGATACGGGATCGGAAGATTTTGATTAAGGATTTGGAGATGTTGAAGGATAATATTATTTTGTAAGAAGATGGTTTTTAGAAAGTATTGCAGTTGTGAGGATTGCAATATTTTTTTATAAGTAAATGTATTTAAGTTTGAATGAACAATTTCTTCAGACGAATTTTATCGGATGACTATTTTTTATAAATGCTGACAAACAGCTGTCACTCTTTTAAGGTATGATAAGTTCAGTTTAATAGAGGGGGACTCAATCATGAAAGAAATTTTATTTGTATTACTAGAAGAATATGCCGACTGGGAGGCAGCATCACTAGCGGCAGCTCTCAATCAGCTGGAAAATTTTACCGTCAAAACTGTATCGAATACAAAACAGCCTGTTCATTCGATGGGTGGTTTTACCACTTTACCAGATTATACACTTGCGGAAGCAGAACAAATCGATTTTGAAGCACTTATATTGATCGGCGGAAAATCTTGGCGAACGAATGTAGCGGATGAAGTAGCCAGTCTAGTGAAAAAGGCAGAGCAAAAAGGAACGATCATTGCAGCAATTTGTGATGCTACAGTTTATGCTGGAACACTAGGATTGTTAAACGAAGTGAAGCATACGAGCAATCAATTGCCTGATCTAAAAGCCTATGCTGGGCAAAAATATACAGGTGAAAATCATTATCTTGACGTTCAGGCAGTAAGAGATAAAAATATCATCACAGCAAATGGAACGGGACATTTAGAGTTTGCCCAAGAAGTCTTGCTTGCACTTCAAGCAATGTCGGAAGCAGAAATTGCTCAATGGTATGATTTTTATAAGTTAGGCTATTATGAAGCAATGAAAAAAAGTTAGACAAATCGAAAGTGATGTTCTGTAAGTTCGGTTGTCATGTAAGAGATGATGGCCTATAATCAAGAAAAAGACAAACATAAAAAGGAGAGCACGTATTGAAAAAAGGATTACTTATGTTGGCCATGTTAGTACTTGCAGGCGGAATCGGTATTGCCGTAAAAATAAACTCGGATGGCTGGAAAGAAACTCCTAACCAAACTCTAAAC
This sequence is a window from Enterococcus wangshanyuanii. Protein-coding genes within it:
- a CDS encoding type 1 glutamine amidotransferase family protein, with protein sequence MKEILFVLLEEYADWEAASLAAALNQLENFTVKTVSNTKQPVHSMGGFTTLPDYTLAEAEQIDFEALILIGGKSWRTNVADEVASLVKKAEQKGTIIAAICDATVYAGTLGLLNEVKHTSNQLPDLKAYAGQKYTGENHYLDVQAVRDKNIITANGTGHLEFAQEVLLALQAMSEAEIAQWYDFYKLGYYEAMKKS
- a CDS encoding Crp/Fnr family transcriptional regulator; the protein is MDSHVLQEYLDDHSFRVVVKKRKNYLTYEGLQDRYAYVLKSGIIKTSVISPDGREFNLRYINSLEIVSLLRDEYSQFIDAPFNIRVESEQAELYQIDRVQFWKDINKSKDLQMYVKDYYRVRLMYSMKKMQQMLMNGKFGAVCTQIYELYDTFGVETDEGLLIDFVVTNEEIAHFCGITSASSVNRMMQQLRELGAIKIRDRKILIKDLEMLKDNIIL